The Lycium barbarum isolate Lr01 chromosome 9, ASM1917538v2, whole genome shotgun sequence genome has a segment encoding these proteins:
- the LOC132610676 gene encoding uncharacterized protein LOC132610676 isoform X3, protein MSRKVLESESCSRWEKRDTTSTLRGDKWIRKATEVAVCCTSTFHGWDFLLKQCQFISFISYHTSMVNIFVKYWVAL, encoded by the exons ATGAGTAGGAAG GTTCTTGAAAGTGAAAGTTGCTCGAGATGGGAAAAAAGGGACACTACTTCGACTCTAAGAG GCGATAAATGGATTAGAAAAGCCACTGAAGTAGCAGTGTGTTGTACTTCAACCTTTCATGG ATGGGATTTTTTGCTGAAGCAGTGCCAGTTCATATCTTTCATTTCGTATCAT ACCTCAATGGTAAATATTTTTGTCAAATATTGGGTGGCTCTCTAA
- the LOC132610676 gene encoding uncharacterized protein LOC132610676 isoform X2, with product MGFFAEAVPVHIFHFVSYLNGKYFCQILGGSLKLQGITQRTRKIQIKSGMTRSEEKGMLLRPLIASFVLWRWIFFFFFFFLFFLFLFFFFFFFFLFLLFLFLFVLFLFFFFLFFLFFFFFFFFFFFCSSFFSFSFSFCFSFFSFFSFFFFFFFFLCSVVMDLLLLLLLLPLLLLLLPLPPLRLPPLLLPLLLLPLLLLLLLLLLLLLLLLLLLLLLLLLLLLLLLPPPPPPPPPPLPSSSSSSLFDLKTK from the exons ATGGGATTTTTTGCTGAAGCAGTGCCAGTTCATATCTTTCATTTCGTATCAT ACCTCAATGGTAAATATTTTTGTCAAATATTGGGTGGCTCTCTAAAGCTTCAAGGCATTACTCAACGAACTCGAAAAATACAGATCAAATCTGGCATGACAAG ATCTGAAGAAAAAGGTATGCTTCTTCGTCCATTAATTGCTTCCTTTGTTCTGTGGCGAtggatcttcttcttcttcttcttcttcctcttcttcctcttcctcttcttcttcttcttcttcttcttcctcttcctcctcttcctcttcctcttcgtcttattcctcttcttcttcttcctcttcttcctcttcttcttcttcttcttcttcttcttcttcttctgctcctccttcttctccttctccttctccttctgcttctccttcttctccttcttctccttcttcttcttcttcttcttcttcctttgttCTGTGGTGAtggatcttcttcttcttcttcttcttcttcctcttcttcttcttcttcttcctcttcctcctcttcgtcttcctcctcttcttcttcctcttcttcttcttcctcttcttctccttcttctcctcctccttctcctccttcttctccttctccttctgctTCTCCTTctgcttctcctcctcctcctcctcctcctcccccctcctccccctccccctccccctcccctcccctcctcctcctcctcctctcttTTTGATCTCAAAACAAAGTGA
- the LOC132610676 gene encoding uncharacterized protein LOC132610676 isoform X1, translating to MQTTTKCHTFIQTTTKCHILSLEDLNGKYFCQILGGSLKLQGITQRTRKIQIKSGMTRSEEKGMLLRPLIASFVLWRWIFFFFFFFLFFLFLFFFFFFFFLFLLFLFLFVLFLFFFFLFFLFFFFFFFFFFFCSSFFSFSFSFCFSFFSFFSFFFFFFFFLCSVVMDLLLLLLLLPLLLLLLPLPPLRLPPLLLPLLLLPLLLLLLLLLLLLLLLLLLLLLLLLLLLLLLLPPPPPPPPPPLPSSSSSSLFDLKTK from the exons ATGCAGACTACTACGAAGTGCCATACCTTTATACAGACTACTACGAAGTGCCACATATTAAGTTTAGAAG ACCTCAATGGTAAATATTTTTGTCAAATATTGGGTGGCTCTCTAAAGCTTCAAGGCATTACTCAACGAACTCGAAAAATACAGATCAAATCTGGCATGACAAG ATCTGAAGAAAAAGGTATGCTTCTTCGTCCATTAATTGCTTCCTTTGTTCTGTGGCGAtggatcttcttcttcttcttcttcttcctcttcttcctcttcctcttcttcttcttcttcttcttcttcctcttcctcctcttcctcttcctcttcgtcttattcctcttcttcttcttcctcttcttcctcttcttcttcttcttcttcttcttcttcttcttctgctcctccttcttctccttctccttctccttctgcttctccttcttctccttcttctccttcttcttcttcttcttcttcttcctttgttCTGTGGTGAtggatcttcttcttcttcttcttcttcttcctcttcttcttcttcttcttcctcttcctcctcttcgtcttcctcctcttcttcttcctcttcttcttcttcctcttcttctccttcttctcctcctccttctcctccttcttctccttctccttctgctTCTCCTTctgcttctcctcctcctcctcctcctcctcccccctcctccccctccccctccccctcccctcccctcctcctcctcctcctctcttTTTGATCTCAAAACAAAGTGA